The following DNA comes from Quercus robur chromosome 1, dhQueRobu3.1, whole genome shotgun sequence.
ATCACCCGAGGGAAATTTCGTACTGAGGAGGTGGCAAGGGTCGCCAAGGAATCAGCGTGGGTATTTTCACCTCGTGGAATATGTAATACGTCAAAAGACTCGAACTCCGTTCGCATACGCCTAACCGGGTCCAGATACCCTTGCATCCTTAGGTCTCTGGCCTCCAACTCTCCGGTCACCTGGCCGACTACCAACCTCGAGTCTGAGAATAGTTTCActgcctttccacccattttatGGACCATGCTCATTCCCATTATCAAAGCTTCGTATTCTGATTCATTGTTAGTAGCCGAGAACCCTAGTCTTAGCGACTTCTCGATGATGACCTCTTCGAGGGATATCAGCACCAATCCCAATCCAGCTCCCCGTTGGTTTGCGGCCCCATCCACGTACACTTTCCATATAGACTTTCCTTGTGCGGATATCaggccaaccgatttttcatccatgtgaTCTTGATTCCTACTAATTTCCTCAGGGCACTCAGCGAATTCAGCCACCAGATCggcgaggacttgaccttttACAGAGGTGCGGggcatgtatttgatgtcaaaagcaCCCAGAATCGTGCcccacttggcaattcttccgGTGTAGTCAGCACTTCTGAGTATGGACTTAAGAGGCAGTTGGGTCAAAATAACCACAGTGTGAGCTTGAAAATAGTGCGGAAGTTTACGTGTTGCATGGACCACCGCCAGTATGGCCTTTTCTAATGACAGATATCTCACCTTGGCTTCATGGAGGGATTTACTTACATAATAAATTGGCCTTTGGACGCCATTGTCTTCTCGTATCAAGTCGAAACTAACTGCGTGAGGAGCTATCGCCAAATAGGCATACAACACCTCATCCACTtcagggctagacatgataGGCGGCCTGGACAAGTAATCTTTCAACTGCTGGAATGTTTCAGCACACTCCACGGTCCATTCGAATCCTTGCCACTTATGTAACAGGCGGAAAAAAGGACGACACCTCTCAGCCGACTTGGAGATGAACCGGTTCAACGCAGCAGTCATCCCAGTCAGTttttgcacttcttttggattccGAGGTGCTTGCAAATTGTTAATGGCCCTAATCTGGTCTGGATTCACCTCAATTCCTCTATGGGtcaccatgtaccccaagaacttcccGAAACCTACACCAAAGGAGCACTTCGAAGCATTCAAGCGCAACTTATGTTCTCTCAGTATCCCGAAGATACTAGTGAGGTCCTCCACATGTTCGGACACTACTTTACTttttacaaccatatcatcgatatatACTTCAATATTTCTGCCCAGTTATGGCTCAAACATTTTCGTCATCATGCGTTGGTAGGTAGATCCAGCGTTTTTCaaaccgaagggcatcaccttgtaatggtagttccCAATCAGGGTCACGAAAGCAGTCTTTTCTTGATCGTCGGCGGCCAGCGGTATTTGGTGatacccttgaaaggcatccaagaaactcatcctaggGTGACCCACGGtcgcatccaccaactggtcgATCTTCGGCATAGGAAATGGatccttggggcaggccttaTTAAGATCcatgaagtccacgcacacccGCCATTTTCCAGTCTTCTTTTTTACTACCaccgtattggccaaccattgagggtaaaaaacttccttgatagccccagcctgtTTGAGCTTGGCAACTTCGCTTCTAACTGCCTCGGCATGCTCCTTCGATGGTCGCCGAGGAGGTTGCCTCCTGGGGACAATGGCAGGGTTCACGTTGAGTCGgtgacaaatgaaattcgggTCCACCCCTGGGGCTTCGTACGGGTCCCATGCAAAAACGTCCACATTGGCTCGGAGGAACTCCAGCAAATTCGCTTTCTCTTGTAAAGGCAACTTGGCCCCAACCCGGAAGAATTTTTCTGGATCATCAGCAACAACTGCCTTTTCCAGATCTTCACACTCTACCCCATTGGTTGGCACGTCTAAGCCTGATACTGGGGACTTTAATTGCTATAACTCATTATCGGCGATAGCCGAGGTTTCTGCCTCTGGCCGATGCTGTATAGCCGCTACTTGGCATTGCCGAGCAGCCGCCTGACTCCCTACTATCTCCAGCACTTGGTCTCCGGATGGGTACTTCACCTTCTGATGTAGGGTGGACGAAACCGCTTTAAGGGTGTAAAGCCAAGGTCTGCCCACAATAGCCGTGTACGGAGAAAAAACATCTACGACAATaaaatccacctccaccacattcGTGCCTGATTGCACGGGCAGCCTGATTAGCCCCATAGGAGTGACCAAccttccctcaaaactcacTAGAGGGGAATTATAGGTTGTTAAGTCCTCTGGTTTCAAACCTAGCCCCTTGTACAAATCTGGATACATCACATCCACAGCGCTTCCCTGATCAACCATCACTCTTCGAATATCGTATCCGCTAATCCTCAATGTTACCACCAAAGCATCCTCATGGGGCTGTATGGTCCCAACCAGATCCTCAtctgaaaaacccaaaatcaaggGGACACGCCTCTTAGCTCTCTTCAATGTCTGAGAATGATCCTCGGTCGGGGATCGGGACATCGACAACACTCTCGAGGGGCAAGATCCAGTCCTTCCTGGGGCCGCAAAGATAACGTTAATCGTACCCAGGGGGAGCCTTGATGAAGCATCCCCACGCACCTCAGAACCTGCTTGGCTAGCCCTTCCGCTGGAGTGATGCAAGATTTGCTTTAATTTCCCTTCACGGACCAACTGTTCCAAgtggtcccataaattcctgcaGTTGTCTGTCGTGTGCCCATGATCCTGATGGTAATGGCAATACAAACTCGGGTTGCGTTTTCTAGGCTCTCccgccatcttgttcggccatttgaagaatggctcgttctttatcttctccaaaacctgctGAACAGGCTCCCGAAATACTGCATTAACAACTTGGGCGTCCACCGAGCCCGACTGCCCAACAAAGTCCCTCCTTGGTCGGCTGTTATTATAACGATCCAacttgaaatccctcctctcctgagggatcaTCTTGGCCTTTCCTTTCCCCTGTAGTTGAtcttcttctactcttctgTACTTATCTATTCTGTCCATCAGCTGGCGCACACTAGTGACAGGTTTACCCGTCAAGGACTTCCTCAAATCATGATCAGCTGGGAGACCAGCTTTGAAAGTGGTTATCGCCACAGGATCATTCTTTCCCTCTATTTCGTGGaacatttcccagtacctaTCCGAGTAACTCTTGAGAGTCTCGCCCTCTCGCATAGACAACGTCAACAAGGATCCCAAAGGTCGAGGAGTCCGGCTGCATGTAATAAAACGAGTACCAAAAGCCCGAGTCAGTGTTTTGAAAGATCCAACAGAATTGGCCCTTAAGCCATTGAACCATCTTATCGCCGTCGGACCCAAACTCGATAGAAAAATCTTGCACATCAAAGCATCATCTCTGGAGTGAATAGCCATCTTCTGGCTATAATAGCTTACATGTTTCACCGGATCTGAATGGCCATCATACAGAGAGAACGTAGGCTGATGGAACCGCCGAGGATGGGTAGCATCGTCTATGTTCCTCGTAAAGGGTGACTTGGAAATTTGACTCAGggctttgttcatggcatcgtttCCCAAGCCCCTGCTTGTTGGACTTCTATGCCTATGTCGATGGCGatgctcctcttcataggagAACGTCTCGCTTTGCGGAGTTCTCGATCTTCGCCTGTAACTAGTTCCATCCGACTCCCCAGATGATGGTTCGGAGCAAGGTGGGGAACACTCCCGCCGTGCATGGCGCAACTCTCTCTTCAAGTCTGCAATCTCACGTTGCAGATTCCCATCATGCTTCGCGTGGGAGACGTGGCTCTTCCCCCGTGAGTGGCTCTTGGTGGTATGAGTTGTATGTACGCTCCCCTTACGGCCCTCTCTCCGTTCGGGACTTCTTCAAGGACCACCATGCTAAGAGCCCCTTGACTCCGCCTGATGCAGGTTGACATCCTCCTGATGTGGTCCTGCTGCGGGATGAGGTGGTTCCACTCATTCCATCGGAGACGCTATACCGGAAGTTCTATAAGCTAACACAagctctccccacagacggcgccaattgtaaggacgcgATTTGCAATGAACCTTAACTGTgatgggttcgcacgtaaaaaggcccagacaatatGATTTTTAGAGCGTGAGtgtaaagaactaggttaactgtGGTCTCCCTTAAAAAGATTCACTATCACGTATATTAAAGGTCTAAAGTTGGTACAACGATCGTTTTCTTTAGTGATCAATGCAAttctttttctctacttttgctctcttcttttttgtctatgtttttctcccttttcttttttctgttccGATCTTTTTTTCATGCtcttcttttagtttatataccCCCCTTTGTGTTCCATCCTCACCGCACATGTGTAGGTTGGGTCCggaggatttctttctgtcccatctagcacctcctggaacttcctatgggcagctgtaaggctgcttcctTACTgctcaggtatcacctccacattaatgcggccagagagttggttgagaggtcattaatgcggaggcagctgtagtttatagatatttgtttgtcttATCTCTTTCATCCTTGGTCGGTTATTCTATCTTTTACGGTGACCTAATTCTGAGGTCTGGTTGCAATAAGACCacgtcctgatcgtcctcgaacgcatactgccgaggagtatggTGTCCTCGGACGGATACAGAACCCTACCCTTGTGATGTTGACTACCATCCCCTTCAGTAACTACCTTATGACCTGACTtggcctcctcggacggatatgCATCATCGAATGGGCCACGGGCCCAACATTCCTGAATCAATCCTGAACTTTATGGGCCTATTGATCGAACGGTCCCCACAGTTTTAAttggatattttattttttaaagaataattttttttttcttttgtattggtACTGGgcatgatttttcattttcttcctttgtttttttttttttttttctttcctaagTCTAAATGCGTTAAGTGATGAGTTgcctcacaaaaaaaataataacaatataataattccaatataatttaatacttccaattatttaaatataatttaatattaaaaattaataaaatataatataatacttcaaattaataaaatataatttagtactacaaattagtaaaatataatttaataattaatataaaaaaaggcCAACTTACCCCATTaacgtaaaaaaaaatgactgaacAAGGTAAGGTCAATTTTACTTCTACCAGAACAAGGTAACCTATTTTAGATCACAAAGTACACGAGTGGTTTAACTcaacaaaaaaagcaaaaaaaggtACACGCGATTGACGTTGGCTTAAAACATATTAATGTTACGACATATAATTACACgtgataatataatttaaataaaaaaaatgtttagatGAAGAGTTTAGATTGtagttaaattaatatttttatcaacttaaaaattataagagaaaaaaataaaaacaaaaaaattatatttatttaaaaaaatctgcaatttggtgaagtcacttggtcattttattaatgagctataaaataaaatttaaaaacaaaaaacaatcacatatactcaataaaagtCACCAcacaactttctcaaaaaaaaaaaaaaatatatatatatatatatatatatataaatatgtagGGACTCAATTTTTAACGACCCATGAACGACGTTGGGCTTGCATGTAAaaggccccaacaatatgatttgtagagagtgggcatgaaaggcatgaccttgggcacaggtaaGCGGTTTAGTCGTAGTTCCTACGAGAATTTATGTATGGAcgggcttggcttgactagctaaacCCTCCATTCGTATGGGTTGTAAGACTTAAGCTTCACCGGTCCAAAAAACCCCCCTTTAGCTTTGTTTTCTTCGCCTTTTATATTAGTGTTtcattcccctttttgtgtCCACGTGTTAGTTTTACTTTTTGGGGTGCAAGCCTGTCcagtcaacccatacctagagtggttgggggttgcTGGAAAAGCATAAGGGCATGGCTTTGAGCATGGGCTTGTCAGATGCAGAATTCTGTATCACTGTGTTGGCGGCTTTTtcccttgtcctgcccctgTACCGAGTTTGCCTCTTTTCTCCAGGTGTTTTGGGAGGtgctgagcataagatcgtcctcggccatgtCCTCGTGCCCTTCTTGGGCTTTCATTAGGCGTCCTCGGAGAcagctctcctcggcttaggccttgggcccaaaCGAGGAGTAGGCTTGGGCCACAAATTatcaggccccacaatagcccctcaaaatcctgctgcccgactttagttggggaggagggttttgattaTGTTGGGCTCACATCATGACTCGCTCAGATTCTGTACTTCATCGATGTCTGTGCCTTTCCATTTGCATAGAAGATGCACCGAATTATAAGAGGCGCCCCTTTAACTTTTAGTCACGCGGTGTTCTTTGATGCTACAGTGCTCGAGacgcgccttcacgaggaccTTTTAATTTTATGGTTGCAGATGGCGTTGGAGACCGAGCCAAGTCCTTCTTGTCCGTAGCGTTCCTTGGAACTCTGCGTAAATTAAATATCCCCTCCTTTCCCTTTAAATAAGTAGGATAGGAGGTTACTCCTCTTACATACAAACCATTCGGTTTTCTTCGCAACCGTAATCCTTCAGCCATAATTACAGTTTCCATATCTAGTGCTTCCCACCCTCAGTGCAATATGCCTAAGGCACGTGTAGGGGTGAAGGAACTACACTCGCCACAGAAGCACCGGGTCCCTCCGAGACTCAAGGTGATGCAGTCTGGACAGGGTAGACACAGACTCAAGATGATCTTCCATCTTGGTAAAGTGGGGATGGTATCTCtacctcttttagccaaaatctgaagcaggtactggtcgcgTCAGATTCTTGACGCGTCAGAAGTAAGGTTTttcgccatcagcgccgtctgctctATCGCAGACGCGGTTATACagaggctcctcaacttccggctccctgcaccttttcttcaatggtgctAGCCTGAAGTCAGGTTCCccacaccttttcttcaacggtgcaggccccaagttgggctctttggctgcctgagttataggcatgtaaaagggTTAAGGAATGGTTTCCTTAAACAACGTCTTGGaacagcagccaacctctcctctgcaCTCCTTCTTCGGCTTTCCCTTCattcccttgtatcttttctttttgcttatgtagttagctttaatataagcttattccagcttttcattgtacactgtactatttctttgtcttaataaaagatgaatttatttatttctttctaaatACTTTTCCTTTCGACAGCAATTACTTTGTGAACGGGTGCGCTATGTACGTATTTTCCTTTAGTGAtgcttagagcaggaaaccttgaaacaaaaGCTTACCAATCTGAATTTATCGGCATTATCAAGTGTGGGGCCCAGTAATTtgtgggccaggcccatttattcattggggtccaaaggcccaagccgaggaaggtGATGGCCCGGGCTTGGCAATGCAAGTACGAAATAgccttgggacacagccgaggacgactcagtcctcggcatgtccgaggtctcacaagaagaaagggcaaaaatggtatagaaacaacttagggaaaaaatctaaaatatctgtgcCAACAGAAAAGGGTATGCTGGAAAGtgtaacgaccagggaaagctgcccttactgccattcaatactctgcacctgacagagtcatactctccagctttttcaaccacccccaaccactccgggtatgggctgatgggacaagtatcaatcttggaatgtcgatcctacacgtggacgaaggataaaaaaacacaggctagtataaaaggaaaagtaagtaaTTCATAGAggtggctgggaaaaatggccagaaaccagagcctcccagcccgcctccaggagaaagactcctagggcgaagacgacttaaccatgtatggatATCACAAGAAACCCACcgcctggtgaccaaggcctagcctttcaaacccacgctctacaaatgatattgtttgggccttttttacaCGCGAGCCCAACACTGTTATGGTTCGTTACAAATCgtgcccttacaattggcgccgtctgtgggaaaggcttgtgtgttggcataggcgGTAGGTCGAGAGAGTTCCtttgtcatttctaacagcTGGTTATAGAGTTCTAGTGTAAAGTTCCGCTAGAGACTACGATTCttgactaggggctacgcttggTAGCGTCAATCGCATGGATggctctaggggcttggccgaggagctaattcccctaaagccaaggtcccacgccaaaaaaaaaaaaaaaaaaaaaaaaaaaaaaaaaaaaaaaaaaaaaactgagttttggacagaaccaaggtattgtatggttctcggactcaaacctatgggaaaccaactacttagatgagaaaactgagttttggacagaaccaagatattgtatggtcctcggactcaaacctatggggaaaccaactacttagatgagaaaactgagttttggacagaaccaaggtattgtatggttctcggactcaaacctatggggaaaccaactacttagatgagaaaactgagttttggaagaaaaactgagtttcgtAAAGTCGGCTACTTAACAAAAATTCTAAGTTACTCaatcctcggctcaaataccaTAAAAGGTTAAAGCTATTAAAGATGTTAAGAAGATGGTGAAACGCCCTACTACTCGGTAACCTggaggggctgttcattttgtgGGTTGTATGTCCTAGGATGATTACTTCCTATACCGCACCGAGTGTTCAGTTGTCATCTCGGCTATTTTAAAGtaagtattgttttctcaggtcggcattataGTGCCGAACAACTCTATTAAGTTCATAATAATATGTTTTCCTTAGGAAGGGTTTCGACCCTAAGTGTCATTTGTTCAAGTgggcattattgtgccgaacgTCTCTCATAAGTTCATAATGGTATCTTTTATCTTGGTAAGGGATTTTGGCCCTAAGTATTTCTTTTCCAGGTCGGCATTACTGTGCCGAACAATTTTATTAAGTTCATTATAAACATTATTGTCTCAGTAAAGGTTTCTGCCCTAAGTACCATTTGTTCAAGTCGGCACTATTATGCTAGGTAATTCCAACAAGCACAGAGCGAGATCCTTTTACTAACTAGGATTTTGGCCCTAAGCATCATTTATAGTATAAAAACGAAAAAGAAGTCCCAGGATAGTACATCTATTCACGGCACaaccatttcaaaaaagaagagataggatATATGAAATAAAGCAAAGAcgtcttttattaatatgaagatgtattacagcgtacaatgaagggcttaaacaagcctacaTAGAAAACAAGCTACAAAaacaatataagaaaaaaaaaaaaaaaaaaaaaaacgaaaacaaTATAACTAATAAACAGCCCAAAGTCTTTTTAAAACTCGTCTCCGAAGTCCTTCCAAATTCTGCCCCGGTagcgcccatattgagaggaggacctttttcagaagaagagggaggagatgaagggaaagaaggaggagaagaagaggaaaaaggaaaagcgccaggatggatctggcggtggaaagaagaagaaagagaggcaaaaggaggcgccaatgaacgaagagaggaagaagcagaggcacttagtccctgcgtcagtcctgactcctaacacaccggtgccatgttagctatgctcgcaagagagcggctggtactgataatgggtgaccccagctcagtcgcgCCGAAATTTTGAtgtgacgagcccctgcttcggattttggctgaaaggagaGTGAGAAGTATCTTTagtctctgccatccctgccctgaccgagccatctttAGCTTCATAAGAATATGGAATTTCTGAG
Coding sequences within:
- the LOC126713151 gene encoding uncharacterized protein LOC126713151 — protein: MVVKSKVVSEHVEDLTSIFGILREHKLRLNASKCSFGVGFGKFLGYMVTHRGIEVNPDQIRAINNLQAPRNPKEVQKLTGMTAALNRFISKSAERCRPFFRLLHKWQGFEWTVECAETFQQLKDYLSRPPIMSSPEVDEVLYAYLAIAPHAVSFDLIREDNGVQRPIYYVSKSLHEAKVRYLSLEKAILAVVHATRKLPHYFQAHTVVILTQLPLKSILRSADYTGRIAKWGTILGAFDIKYMPRTSVKGQVLADLVAEFAECPEEISRNQDHMDEKSVGLISAQGKSIWKVYVDGAANQRGAGLGLVLISLEEVIIEKSLRLGFSATNNESEYEALIMGMSMVHKMGGKAVKLFSDSRLVVGQVTGELEARDLRMQGYLDPVRRMRTEFESFDVLHIPRGENTHADSLATLATSSVRNFPRVIIVEDLCTPTSPEKEVCQIHQVSLSTSWMDPILKFLESDILPEDKVEVEKIRRRAPRYWLSEDKKLYRRSFSGPYLLCVPLETAESILEELHEGICGSHTGGRSLSYRALTQGYWWPNMRREAQEYVKKCNQCQRYAPNIHQPGGVLNPLSSPWPFADVDVKKFVWRNIVTRFGIPRTLVSDNGLQFDSNAFREYCSELGIRNRYSTPAYPQGNGQAEAVNKVIVNGLKKRLDDAKGKWVEELPHVLWTYQTTPRRSTGETPFSMTYGAEAVIPLETGFPTLRTSTFSLGNNDAMLEKSLDLIEERRESAMVQLAYYQHKLKQGYDSNVRMRPLAIGDLVLRKVLGATKNPNWGKLGPNWEGPYRITSIAGIGAYYLEDLDEKPKLSYARSSDRKLSGN
- the LOC126713159 gene encoding uncharacterized protein LOC126713159; this translates as MAIHSRDDALMCKIFLSSLGPTAIRWFNGLRANSVGSFKTLTRAFGTRFITCSRTPRPLGSLLTLSMREGETLKSYSDRYWEMFHEIEGKNDPVAITTFKAGLPADHDLRKSLTGKPVTSVRQLMDRIDKYRRVEEDQLQGKGKAKMIPQERRDFKLDRYNNSRPRRDFVGQSGSVDAQVVNAVFREPVQQDHGHTTDNCRNLWDHLEQLVREGKLKQILHHSSGRASQAGSEVRGDASSRLPLGTINVIFAAPGRTGSCPSRVLSMSRSPTEDHSQTLKRAKRRVPLILGFSDEDLVGTIQPHEDALVVTLRISGYDIRRVMVDQGSAVDVMYPDLYKGLGLKPEDLTTYNSPLVSFEGRLVTPMGLIRLPVQSGTNVVEVDFIVVDVFSPYTAIVGRPWLYTLKAVSSTLHQKVKYPSGDQVLEIVGSQAAARQCQVAAIQHRPEAETSAIADNEL